The Deltaproteobacteria bacterium genome includes the window ATTTTTACCGTCGGCAGGGAGGACTTCCGTGAGGCCTTCGCGAATCTACTGCAGATCGAACGGATGTGCATGGAAGAGTATGAAAAACATTTGGGATGATTGCTTTTCTTCAAGGCCTTCATGGACTTCATGGTGAAGCTTTGCCCCTTTGATCTTTAAAAGGTCCGCGCGGCAATCCAGCCCCCGGCGATGAAGGTCCCGATGGCACTTCCCAGGTTGGCGAGGACCACGACCAGCAGGATCCGGCTGACCGGATTCGTCCAGAATCCACGGACGGTGGTAATGGCATCGGGCAGGTCTTCAAGATCCTTGACGGTCGGTTTCTTGACCCAGGCCTGTACCAACCCGGCGACCCAGCCGGCGGCGATCATCGGATTGAGACTGGTGATCGGCGCGCCGAAAAAGGCGGAGGCAATTGTCAGGGGGTGGGCGAAGGCCGCCGCCGCACCGAGGGCGGAGAGAACCCCGTTGACAAGAAACCAGATATAGACCGACTCCATGGAGTGGGTAGCCCCCCCTTTGAAGAAACCGAAGACGAGCAGGAAGATGATCAGCAGAGGAATCCCCCACTTCAGCAGGGTCGGGACCACCGATTTCGGCGGGGTCTCCATCAGCGGCTCCAACGGTTCATCCCGGTGGATATGCTCCTCGATCCCGGGCACGTGGGCAGCGCCGATCACGGCGACGATCTTTTCGCCGGGGGCACGGCGGATCTTTTGTGCGAGATAGATGTCCCGCTCATCGAGGAGCCTTTTTTTGACCTCGGGAAAGGCTTCGGCGAATTCCTTCAGGACGCTTTCAAGCTGATCCCCCTTTTTCATCTCTTCGATCATCTCAGCGTCCACATCTTCCGTGGTGAAGAGGCTCCCCACGAGGTGGACCATCATCTTCAGCTTATTCCAGAGACCGAGATACCCCCAGACACGCTTCAGGGTCATCTGTATATCCCGGTCCGCCAGGACCAGTTCCGCACCGTGGGCCTCGGCCTGACGGATCCCCTCGATCATCTCTGCGCCCGGCTGAACCCCCAACTGCTCCCCGAGCCGCCGGTAGAACGAGGAGAGGATCAATTGCGTCAGCAGGAAGAGGGCCTTCTTTTCACGGATGACCTTGAAGATGTTCATCTGTTTCCAGGCATCCCGCTGGATGATGGCCTTGTACCTCGCCTCACAGAGTTCCACGCAGACCGTATCGGGTTGAAGAACTTCCACCGTTGTGCGGACATCCTCCACACTCTCTTTCGAAAGGTGGGCCGTCCCGATCAGATAGACTTCCCTGCCGTCCACCCGGACCTTACGGACACGGGCGGGAAGGGAGATTTCCGTTGTTTCCATTCCCGGATTTCCTTTTCTTCTGCAATTTTTTCATATGGAGATAGAGTTCCCGGCTGACCCAGGCATCCATGGCCGCATATCCCACCTGGGCGGGAACCAACACATCACGGGCCCAGTTGGAACACTGAGACTTCTTGGAGATCCGAAATCCGAGGAGGACCGCAGAAAGTCCCCGTAGACCGTGGTTCTTGATCTCCATCTCCCGGGCCATCGTCCCCAGATCGACGAAACCGGCCGCCCTGAACGGTCCCAGCTCCTTGAGTTTCCGGATGTCATCGTCCAGGGCCGCACCCGCCTTGATAATCTGCGGGGAGGAGAGGATCTCCCGAAGTGGACGGGGGAATTTCAGGTGTCGAAGCTGGAAGAGGTAGACACTCCTCCGGCCGGCCAGTTGAATGAGAGAAGGTGGATAGGACTCCCCCTTCTTGAAGGAAGGCCGTGATTCCGTATCGAAACCGAGGACCTTCTCACTCCGGAGCCGTTCCAGAGCCTCACCCATCTCCTCACGGGAACGGATCACCCGGACGGTCCGCTCAAAACGGCGGATCGGCAGGGCGTTGATCTCCTCCCGGGTCATACGCCGGTCGAAACCGGGCCGGCCTGTTGACTCATCCGGCTTGTCCCCCCGCCGGACCGTTCCCGATTGAGTTCGCTCCTCGTGCATCATTGTCCTTTTACCGGACGTTCCACACCCGTACAAAAACCTCCGGATCGGTCATCGTTCACAAATCTCACAAGTGACGTCAACAAGCTGCATCCATATCGACATCCACGCCGGGAACATCCAAGGGAGAATTTTTCGGTGCAGTCGGTCTCATGATATACTTCATCTCACCTGCGAACGGTTAAGGCGAGCTGAATTGTGCTCCCGTAATTTTGCGTATGGCAAGAAAATCTTTGCGGTTTTCAGTAATGATTATTGCACCGATACTCAACGCACTTAACGCAATCAATACATCGTGCGACAAGCTGACGGATTTTTTTAAATCGTAACCTTGTTTTGTCCTGAGTTCGTCCAGCACACGCCCCGCTTTCGGGAACAAGATCTTTGCAGGGACAAGAACACGGCGGGTCTTCTCAAAAATAGCATAGAGGCGATCTACGCCTTCCCTGTTCTTCTTTGAATTGGCCCCGGCATAGAGTTCCATCGCAACAACAGAACTCAGATATCGGACCAGACCAGGCCCAAACAGCAATTTACTGTGCTTTCTTTCCCGAAACCAGTCAATCAGGATGTTCGTGTCAGGGACAACCTTAATCATAGACCTTTTCAATCTCAAGCCGGCCGGCGAGCTTTTTCAAAACCATATCAATCTCACTATCTGCAATCACCTGACTCAAAGCCTTATCCACTGCATCGGTATCCGTTTTCGCCCCAAGAATTTTCCGGACCTTATCGATCTTCTCCTGGTCCAGTTTCAAATGCTTTCCTTTGATCGTCGGCATTCAGAGAACTCCCTTCATGAGATATGTTCAGAAGAACGTTATCAGAGATCATGTACATTGTCAATAAATTCGTGTACACAAAAATATCAGGCATGAAGGCTGACAGGAAAGAATCCAACACCTTTTCTTTGACTTTACAGATCCCCTCTTGATAAGACATTTTCAGCTCTTCATATTGACGTACTGGAGCGGCACTTCAAGATTGCTCTCCTTGAGCATTCCGATGACTTTCTGAAGGTCGTCGATCTTCTTGCCGGTCACACGGACCTGCTGGTCCTGGATCTGGGCCTGCACCTTGATCTTGAGTCCCTTGATCATCTTGACGATCTTCCGGGCCGTATCAATATCAATCCCTTCCCGGATCAGGATGTCCCGCTTGATCATCCCCTTGGAGGTCGGTTCGATCTCCTGATAGTCGAGAGCCTTGGAATCAATCTTCCGTTTGACGCACTTACCGATCAGGTCATCCTCCACGGCCTTCATCTTCATCTCGTCCTCGGTGAGGATATGAATTTTTTTTTCTTTCTTGTTGAAGGTGATCTCCGTTTTGGATTTCCGGAAGTCGTACCGTGTGGTAATGGTCTTCCGGGTCATGTTGACGGCATTGTCCATTTCCTGCATGTCGATCTTGTTCACAATATCAAATGACGGCATGGTTGGTTCTCCTTTGTTTGAGTTCCGGGATCAGAACTCGATTCCCTTACGTGCCGGCACCCCCTCCGTCTCGGCGGGATGCTTGATCTTTTTCATCTCCGTCACGTAGTCGGCCCGTTCAATCACCCGGGGATCGGCGCCCCGTCCCGTAAGGATCAGTTCGAGTTGCTCCGGTTTTTCTTCCAGCAGGCCCAGCAATCGTTCAACGGGAAGGAGTCCCTGTGAGACACAGTTGTTCACCTCGTCCAGGACGGCCAGGTCATAGGTGTCGCGAAGAATTTTCTCCCGCACCTCATCAAAATCGGTACACACCTGCCGGGCCAGTTCCTTCCGATCGATATTGGAATCAAAACGCGGGTGAATCTCGGGAAAACGGATCACCGTCATCTCCAGGGAGGCGGCCCGAACGGCAAGGATCTCCCCGGACACGCCCCGGCCTCCCTTGAGGAACTGAACGAAGAGAACCTTTTTTCCGTGGCCGACGGCACGGGAGGCCAGGCCGAAAGCGGCCGTGGTCTTTCCCTTTCCGTTTCCCGTATAGACATGAATCATCCCCCGCATGGAATCCTCTTTTCCGGCAGCTTTGCCGCCTTTTCCATACGGGTCAGGGCCGCTTCAAAAAATCCGACCAGGGAGAGATTCTTTGCCCGGTACCGGCGATGACCCGGATCGTTAAAATCCTCACCGTCCATTTCCCGCATGATCTGCCTGCACCTCGGATAGATCGTTTCATAGAGGGTCTGCACCGCATCTTCATCAAAATGATAAGGTGCATCGTATTCCTTCGCACAGGCCCCGGGAGAAAAAGCCGTCCCCCGGAGGAGGAAGACACGATGGCTCAGAAGATGAGCCGTGCTGGATGGATGGCTCAGAAGATCAAGACGGAGGAGGGTCTCGAAATTGACACGCACATCCTCCAACTTCGTCTCCTTTTCAAACATGATAAACCCGATCGAAAGATGGATTCCGAGACCCTGCAGGACCTTCACGGCCCGGATATTCCGTTCCGCCGTCACCCCTTTCCGGAAACGCTCCAGCATCCGCTGGGAGAAACTCTCCACACCGAGGAAGAGATCGTGAAGTCCCGCCTCGCGCAATTCCGTGAAGAGGGACTCCTCCACATTATCGGCACGGCACTCCATACCAAAGGTAATCCCGGGCAGTCGGTACCGGATCAGACGGGCCAGTTCCGCAGACCGTTCCCGTCCCCGGTTGCCGGGGCCGCAGAAATTGGGATCGGCGAAATAGAAATAGGATGCACCGAACGCCTCCCGGACCCGGACCATCTCCTCCACGATATTCTCCGGCGACCGTCCCCGCCAGCAGGCCTTTCCATGAGAAAGAAAATGAATGGTACAAAACCGGCACTGCCCGTAGCAGCCGCGGCTGCCGAGGATGTAAGCCGTCCCGCAAGCAAGCCTCGTTCGAAGGGGAAAGGCCAAGCGGTCAAGGTCCGATTCCTCCGGCCGCGGGATCAGGCAGGTCCGCCCTTTCTCCTGAAAGGCCACACCGCGAGTCTGCCGCCAATCCC containing:
- a CDS encoding TraB/GumN family protein; protein product: METTEISLPARVRKVRVDGREVYLIGTAHLSKESVEDVRTTVEVLQPDTVCVELCEARYKAIIQRDAWKQMNIFKVIREKKALFLLTQLILSSFYRRLGEQLGVQPGAEMIEGIRQAEAHGAELVLADRDIQMTLKRVWGYLGLWNKLKMMVHLVGSLFTTEDVDAEMIEEMKKGDQLESVLKEFAEAFPEVKKRLLDERDIYLAQKIRRAPGEKIVAVIGAAHVPGIEEHIHRDEPLEPLMETPPKSVVPTLLKWGIPLLIIFLLVFGFFKGGATHSMESVYIWFLVNGVLSALGAAAAFAHPLTIASAFFGAPITSLNPMIAAGWVAGLVQAWVKKPTVKDLEDLPDAITTVRGFWTNPVSRILLVVVLANLGSAIGTFIAGGWIAARTF
- a CDS encoding 3'-5' exonuclease domain-containing protein 2, producing MHEERTQSGTVRRGDKPDESTGRPGFDRRMTREEINALPIRRFERTVRVIRSREEMGEALERLRSEKVLGFDTESRPSFKKGESYPPSLIQLAGRRSVYLFQLRHLKFPRPLREILSSPQIIKAGAALDDDIRKLKELGPFRAAGFVDLGTMAREMEIKNHGLRGLSAVLLGFRISKKSQCSNWARDVLVPAQVGYAAMDAWVSRELYLHMKKLQKKRKSGNGNNGNLPSRPCP
- a CDS encoding type II toxin-antitoxin system VapC family toxin; its protein translation is MIKVVPDTNILIDWFRERKHSKLLFGPGLVRYLSSVVAMELYAGANSKKNREGVDRLYAIFEKTRRVLVPAKILFPKAGRVLDELRTKQGYDLKKSVSLSHDVLIALSALSIGAIIITENRKDFLAIRKITGAQFSSP
- a CDS encoding YajQ family cyclic di-GMP-binding protein, with product MPSFDIVNKIDMQEMDNAVNMTRKTITTRYDFRKSKTEITFNKKEKKIHILTEDEMKMKAVEDDLIGKCVKRKIDSKALDYQEIEPTSKGMIKRDILIREGIDIDTARKIVKMIKGLKIKVQAQIQDQQVRVTGKKIDDLQKVIGMLKESNLEVPLQYVNMKS
- a CDS encoding cob(I)yrinic acid a,c-diamide adenosyltransferase, encoding MRGMIHVYTGNGKGKTTAAFGLASRAVGHGKKVLFVQFLKGGRGVSGEILAVRAASLEMTVIRFPEIHPRFDSNIDRKELARQVCTDFDEVREKILRDTYDLAVLDEVNNCVSQGLLPVERLLGLLEEKPEQLELILTGRGADPRVIERADYVTEMKKIKHPAETEGVPARKGIEF
- a CDS encoding B12-binding domain-containing radical SAM protein; amino-acid sequence: MKFVIYDPPVRRSAARCDDVVNTPLSSCLLAGYAVASLKKAGFEAELIETAGVSPAAGWSVLILHLVYQWEYTEPLLEGLKSLKASGKVSRIFLFGFYPSAFHDRLLDRFSFIDGVVVGDPEETLVRLAARLEENRDWRQTRGVAFQEKGRTCLIPRPEESDLDRLAFPLRTRLACGTAYILGSRGCYGQCRFCTIHFLSHGKACWRGRSPENIVEEMVRVREAFGASYFYFADPNFCGPGNRGRERSAELARLIRYRLPGITFGMECRADNVEESLFTELREAGLHDLFLGVESFSQRMLERFRKGVTAERNIRAVKVLQGLGIHLSIGFIMFEKETKLEDVRVNFETLLRLDLLSHPSSTAHLLSHRVFLLRGTAFSPGACAKEYDAPYHFDEDAVQTLYETIYPRCRQIMREMDGEDFNDPGHRRYRAKNLSLVGFFEAALTRMEKAAKLPEKRIPCGG